GTCAAAACCGAATGCTTTTGCAATTGCTGGCAGCCAAATGTCGAGCCCAGGAACAGATCATTTCGGACCTACGTCCTGACGCGCAGAAATACAGACAAATGAGAGAAAAGAATCGCGAATCCGCCAAGAAGCCGCGCGGCGGTTGAGTGTCGAGAAAACCTTAGCGTTGCTAACAAATTTTCTCGACGTACGCTGAGTTGACCATGTTCCCAAGCGCACTTAGGAGCGCGAAACATGGTCATCAAAAACCAGCAAGTTCCGACCCACACGGTCGTTCTCCGTCGCCGCACCGTCGAGGCCCGTACCGGGTTGTCGCGCAGCACCATCTACCTGCGCATGGCGCAGGGCACCTTCCCGAAATCCATCCCGTTGGGGCCGCGCGCCATCGGCTGGTTGGAGGCGGAAGTCGAGGCGTGGCTCCAGGCGCAAGTCGCCTCCGTCCGAAACGACGAGTAGCACCATGCCGAAGCGGACCCCCAACCACCGCTTGGTCAAGCGCAGCCGCACCTACAGTGTCGACGAGGTCGCCACCCTGTTCGGGTCGCACCGTAACACGGTGCGCCATTGGCTCAATAACGGCCTCCGGACCATCGACAATCGTCGGCCGCTCCTGGTCCATGGCGCCGACCTCGCCGATTTCCTGAAAGACCGCCGCACCAAGAGCAAGCACCCGTGCGCGCCGGGCCAGATCTACTGCCTGCGGTGCCGGGTGCCGCGAACGCCGGCTGGGAAGGCCGTGGCCTATCGCGCCTTGACGGCGGATCGCGGTGACTTGGTGGGGATGTGCGGCGCGTGTGG
Above is a genomic segment from Thermomonas aquatica containing:
- a CDS encoding helix-turn-helix domain-containing protein gives rise to the protein MPKRTPNHRLVKRSRTYSVDEVATLFGSHRNTVRHWLNNGLRTIDNRRPLLVHGADLADFLKDRRTKSKHPCAPGQIYCLRCRVPRTPAGKAVAYRALTADRGDLVGMCGACGCRLFRRVSLAKLRAGAGDLAVAFTDVEGHIGKHPYPSLNCDFEKEPTTDG
- a CDS encoding helix-turn-helix transcriptional regulator; this translates as MVIKNQQVPTHTVVLRRRTVEARTGLSRSTIYLRMAQGTFPKSIPLGPRAIGWLEAEVEAWLQAQVASVRNDE